From Weissella diestrammenae, a single genomic window includes:
- the pstC gene encoding phosphate ABC transporter permease subunit PstC gives MDEIREALTKTSAATKKDRFGRILSMSALALIIFVVISIFWFVASKGLATFFTNKVNFWDFLTGSKWAPGQLDKAGHPYVGAAPMIVGSFLVTLISALIATPFAIGTAVFMTEISPKRGAKILQPVTELLVGIPSVVYGFIGLTVVVPVMRQLFGGSGFGILAGSFVLFVMILPTVTSMTVDTLRAVPKHYRESALALGATRWQMIYKVILRSATPGILTAIVFGMARAFGEALAVQMVVGNAALMPHNLTSPAATLTSVLTQGIGNTVMGSLENNALWSLALILLLMSLVFNLVIRAIGKKGAM, from the coding sequence ATGGATGAGATTCGTGAAGCACTGACTAAAACTAGTGCTGCTACAAAAAAAGATCGTTTTGGGCGCATATTATCAATGTCAGCATTAGCATTGATTATTTTCGTCGTTATTTCAATTTTTTGGTTCGTTGCTTCAAAAGGGCTCGCAACCTTCTTTACTAATAAAGTTAATTTTTGGGACTTCTTAACAGGTAGTAAGTGGGCACCTGGACAACTTGATAAGGCAGGTCATCCATATGTTGGAGCTGCGCCAATGATCGTTGGTTCATTCTTGGTTACCTTGATTTCTGCTTTGATTGCGACCCCATTTGCGATTGGTACGGCCGTCTTTATGACCGAAATTTCACCTAAGCGTGGTGCAAAAATTCTCCAACCAGTGACGGAATTATTAGTTGGTATTCCTTCGGTTGTTTATGGATTTATTGGCTTAACGGTGGTTGTGCCAGTGATGCGTCAGCTCTTTGGCGGTTCTGGCTTCGGTATTTTAGCTGGTTCATTTGTCCTATTTGTAATGATTTTACCAACGGTCACGTCAATGACTGTTGATACATTGCGAGCTGTGCCAAAACATTATCGGGAATCCGCATTAGCTTTAGGTGCTACGCGTTGGCAAATGATTTATAAAGTGATTTTGCGTTCTGCTACGCCAGGTATTTTAACAGCCATCGTGTTTGGGATGGCCCGTGCCTTCGGAGAAGCTTTAGCCGTTCAAATGGTGGTCGGAAATGCGGCCTTAATGCCACATAATTTAACGTCACCGGCTGCGACATTGACATCAGTGTTAACCCAAGGAATTGGAAACACAGTAATGGGATCATTAGAAAACAACGCGTTATGGTCATTGGCCTTAATTCTATTGCTCATGTCATTAGTCTTTAACTTAGTCATCCGTGCAATTGGAAAGAAGGGGGCAATGTAG
- the pstA gene encoding phosphate ABC transporter permease PstA: MLNPRRADKIATGILYLIAGFVILVLVALLGYILFQGLPHLSWHFLTSPAKSFVAGGGIGIQLFNSIYLLLITMLISFPIALGAGIYLNEYASKKSRVIGLIRTAIEILSSLPSVVVGLFGFLLFVVQFKLGFSLLSGAIALTFFNLPLLTRSVEESLRTIPDLQREAGSALGLSRWETVGHIILPAALPSIVTGVVLSAGRVFGEAAALIYTAGQSAPALNFADWNPFDVSSPLNLMRPAETLAVHIWKINSEGIMPDAADVSAGASAVLIIAVLIFNFAARYISKVLFRHLTSSK; the protein is encoded by the coding sequence ATGTTAAATCCACGTCGTGCTGATAAAATTGCAACTGGTATTTTATATTTGATTGCTGGTTTTGTGATTTTAGTTTTGGTAGCCTTGCTGGGCTATATTCTCTTCCAAGGATTGCCACACTTATCTTGGCACTTTTTGACATCACCAGCGAAATCGTTCGTTGCAGGTGGGGGAATTGGTATTCAACTTTTCAATTCAATTTATTTGCTGTTGATTACGATGCTCATTTCATTTCCGATTGCTTTAGGTGCAGGTATCTATTTAAATGAATACGCATCAAAGAAATCACGGGTCATTGGGTTAATCCGAACAGCAATTGAAATCCTATCATCATTACCATCAGTTGTTGTTGGTTTGTTTGGTTTCTTATTGTTTGTTGTGCAATTTAAACTTGGTTTCTCATTGTTGTCAGGTGCCATTGCATTGACATTTTTCAATCTCCCACTCTTGACGCGTTCTGTTGAAGAATCTCTACGGACGATTCCTGACTTGCAACGTGAGGCGGGTTCAGCCTTAGGGTTATCACGCTGGGAGACAGTTGGACATATTATCTTGCCAGCAGCATTGCCTTCCATCGTCACTGGGGTTGTGCTGTCTGCAGGTCGTGTCTTTGGTGAAGCGGCTGCTTTGATTTATACGGCTGGTCAATCAGCACCAGCTTTGAATTTTGCTGATTGGAATCCATTTGATGTATCATCACCATTAAACTTGATGCGGCCAGCCGAGACGTTAGCTGTTCATATTTGGAAAATTAATTCGGAAGGGATTATGCCAGATGCCGCGGATGTATCAGCTGGTGCATCTGCAGTGTTAATTATTGCAGTATTAATCTTTAATTTTGCTGCTCGCTATATCTCTAAAGTACTGTTCCGGCACTTAACGTCAAGCAAGTAA
- the pstB gene encoding phosphate ABC transporter ATP-binding protein PstB produces MTENKPLVFSDEMPERYIMEMNTDKHEIALSTKDLEVYYGEKRALKNADLKFERFKITSLIGASGSGKSTFLRSLNRMNDTVGTVNGQIIYRGLDVNSSKIDVYEMRKHIGMVFQRPNPFAKSIVENITFALKQHGIRDKNVLAERVETSLRQAALWDEVKDNLDKSALSLSGGQQQRLVIARAIALQPDILLLDEPSSALDPISSAKIEDTLLELKQKYTIIIVTHNMQQAARVSDYTAFFHMGEVIEYDLTRKIFTRPKVQRTIDYVNGNFG; encoded by the coding sequence ATGACAGAAAATAAACCATTGGTGTTTTCGGATGAAATGCCTGAACGCTATATTATGGAAATGAATACTGATAAGCATGAAATTGCATTATCAACTAAGGATTTAGAAGTTTATTATGGCGAAAAACGTGCCTTAAAGAATGCTGATTTAAAATTCGAACGGTTTAAAATCACGTCTTTGATTGGCGCTTCTGGTTCAGGTAAGTCGACCTTTCTTCGATCATTGAATCGCATGAATGACACAGTTGGGACGGTGAATGGGCAGATTATTTATCGCGGCTTGGACGTTAATTCGTCAAAGATTGACGTTTATGAAATGCGTAAGCATATTGGGATGGTCTTTCAACGGCCAAATCCGTTTGCCAAATCAATTGTTGAGAATATTACATTTGCGTTGAAACAACATGGTATTCGAGATAAAAATGTATTGGCTGAACGTGTTGAAACAAGTTTACGCCAAGCAGCACTGTGGGACGAAGTCAAAGATAATTTGGATAAGTCAGCCCTTTCATTATCAGGGGGACAACAACAACGGTTAGTGATTGCTCGAGCAATTGCCTTACAACCCGATATTTTGTTATTGGACGAACCATCATCAGCCCTTGACCCCATTTCATCAGCTAAGATTGAAGATACCTTATTGGAGCTGAAACAAAAATATACAATTATCATTGTGACGCATAATATGCAACAAGCTGCACGTGTCTCTGATTACACAGCATTTTTCCACATGGGTGAGGTTATCGAGTATGATTTAACGCGTAAGATATTTACACGGCCAAAAGTGCAACGAACGATTGATTATGTGAACGGAAACTTTGGATAG
- the pstB gene encoding phosphate ABC transporter ATP-binding protein PstB → MTEKQLVTENVRLYYGEKEALHGINLDYDQFGITALIGPSGSGKSTYLRALNRMHDLTDYVTVTGTFLLNGENMYAPTMDTVNLRKRIGMVFQQPNPFPFSIYDNVAFGLRTAGVKDKMTLDERVETSLKGAAIWDEVKDDLHKSALSLSGGQQQRVSIARALATSPEILLLDEPTSALDPVSANMVENTLIQLRDQYTMIIVTHSMSQASRISDRTAFFNQGNLIEVDDTKKIFLNPTQQMTQDYISGRFG, encoded by the coding sequence ATGACTGAAAAGCAATTAGTAACTGAAAATGTCCGCCTCTATTATGGGGAGAAAGAAGCCTTGCATGGTATTAATCTTGATTACGATCAGTTTGGTATTACTGCGTTGATTGGACCGTCTGGTTCTGGAAAGTCGACCTATCTGCGGGCGTTGAATCGCATGCATGATTTAACAGATTATGTCACTGTTACTGGTACTTTCTTATTAAACGGTGAAAATATGTATGCACCTACAATGGATACCGTTAACTTACGTAAGCGCATCGGCATGGTATTTCAGCAACCTAATCCTTTTCCATTTTCAATTTATGATAATGTGGCTTTCGGTTTAAGAACGGCTGGTGTGAAGGATAAGATGACCCTCGACGAACGGGTTGAAACCTCACTTAAAGGTGCTGCAATTTGGGATGAAGTTAAAGATGATTTACATAAATCAGCTTTGTCTCTGTCGGGTGGCCAACAACAGCGTGTGTCAATCGCACGCGCCTTGGCAACGTCACCAGAAATTTTGCTTTTGGATGAACCAACTTCAGCCCTAGATCCAGTTTCAGCTAATATGGTTGAGAATACGTTAATTCAATTGCGCGATCAATACACAATGATTATTGTGACTCATTCAATGTCACAAGCATCACGAATTTCGGATCGCACAGCTTTCTTCAATCAAGGCAATTTGATTGAAGTGGATGACACTAAAAAAATATTTTTGAATCCAACACAACAAATGACGCAAGATTACATTTCGGGTCGTTTTGGATAA
- the phoU gene encoding phosphate signaling complex protein PhoU — MRRLFDEELADLDTSFKEMGLLVSETIQRSVQAFLDHNRQGAQEIIDGDQAINQREIALEKKSFEMIALYQPVTTDLREIVTILKAVSVVERIGDNARNIALSTIHVKGNQRVAEIEKQIGETGTLVAKMVADVLTYYISDDAMGANSMSSVSHQVAKDTRSIRDMAIDAMKANPETVEAATDYLVVAGYLKRTSDYVTDIAEWIIYKRTGKIVELNPGTSSFI, encoded by the coding sequence ATGCGACGTTTATTTGATGAAGAATTAGCCGATTTAGATACATCATTTAAGGAAATGGGATTGTTGGTATCCGAGACAATTCAAAGGTCCGTGCAAGCCTTTTTAGACCATAATCGTCAAGGGGCACAAGAAATTATTGATGGCGATCAAGCCATTAATCAGCGTGAAATTGCCCTTGAAAAAAAGAGCTTTGAAATGATTGCACTTTACCAACCGGTCACGACTGATTTACGTGAAATTGTGACGATTCTAAAGGCGGTATCAGTTGTCGAACGAATTGGTGATAACGCACGAAATATTGCTTTGTCAACAATTCACGTTAAAGGTAATCAACGAGTGGCTGAGATTGAAAAGCAAATTGGTGAGACAGGTACCTTGGTCGCTAAAATGGTTGCCGATGTTTTGACATACTATATTAGTGATGACGCTATGGGTGCTAATTCAATGTCAAGTGTGTCACATCAAGTGGCAAAAGACACCCGTAGTATTCGTGACATGGCAATTGATGCGATGAAGGCTAATCCTGAAACTGTTGAAGCAGCTACAGATTATCTGGTCGTTGCCGGTTATTTAAAGCGGACATCTGACTATGTGACAGATATCGCTGAATGGATTATTTACAAGCGAACTGGTAAAATTGTTGAATTAAACCCAGGCACATCAAGCTTTATTTAA
- a CDS encoding NAD(P)H-binding protein, whose product MKIAIIGTTGMAGQAIYLEAVKRGHDVTAIVRDGKKAQTILGASTQLLTKDIFDLTSDDLANFDVVVNAFANHQASYLNLDALTHLLHLFRQSAKRIIFILGAASLQLNPNEILFDRLKQVPDNAAWIDEPRYGVLELDILRATPDVNWTGVSPQQDFIPGPASAYKTSDDSIIFGRDGKSHVTAGNMALGILDEIETPQHLRRRFTISD is encoded by the coding sequence ATGAAAATCGCAATTATTGGTACAACTGGCATGGCCGGCCAAGCCATTTACCTTGAAGCAGTCAAACGTGGTCATGACGTTACTGCAATTGTCCGTGACGGCAAGAAAGCACAGACTATATTGGGCGCGTCGACACAGTTACTCACAAAAGATATTTTTGACTTAACATCAGATGACTTAGCCAATTTTGACGTCGTAGTCAATGCCTTTGCAAACCATCAAGCATCTTACTTAAACTTAGATGCCCTAACCCACTTACTACATCTTTTCCGTCAATCAGCCAAACGCATCATCTTCATTTTAGGGGCTGCCTCACTGCAACTTAATCCAAACGAAATTCTGTTTGATCGATTGAAACAAGTCCCCGATAATGCTGCCTGGATTGACGAACCTCGGTATGGGGTCCTTGAACTCGACATTTTGCGTGCAACGCCCGATGTCAATTGGACCGGTGTATCACCACAACAAGACTTTATTCCAGGGCCAGCCAGTGCCTACAAAACTTCCGATGACTCAATTATTTTTGGACGTGATGGCAAGTCACATGTCACGGCCGGTAATATGGCATTAGGTATCTTAGATGAAATTGAAACACCGCAACATTTGCGTCGTCGTTTTACGATTTCCGACTAA
- a CDS encoding sulfite exporter TauE/SafE family protein has translation MNEQLILHGLQLILIIAIFLLGVLFAHQMYVNRINIKEKFVSGFLIGLITDFGDTIGIGSFATTTTAFKLTGHMADDRQLPGTMNAAHAIPVIVEASFFLTAVKVSLTTLIPMTLAAMLGAGIGTKITMNWNARMIQRGLSITLTVAAIVMLVNTLTSPNIPVTSHGLVGWQLVVGVIFNLGIGILMTIGLGNYTPELIFFALMGVNPLVAFPVMMMDAAMIMFAATINFVKTKRVQWQGLFGIVIGGVVGVVIAATLVKHIDTTLLRYAIVGLALWTAYSLFRESIRH, from the coding sequence ATGAATGAACAATTAATTCTACATGGCTTGCAATTGATTTTGATAATTGCGATTTTTCTTTTAGGCGTGCTATTTGCTCATCAGATGTATGTTAACCGGATTAACATCAAAGAAAAGTTTGTGTCTGGATTCTTAATTGGGTTGATTACTGATTTTGGCGATACGATTGGAATTGGTAGCTTTGCGACAACAACGACCGCCTTTAAATTGACCGGACATATGGCTGATGATCGGCAACTGCCCGGGACGATGAATGCAGCGCATGCGATTCCGGTGATTGTCGAAGCATCATTCTTCTTGACCGCTGTCAAAGTCTCCCTCACCACATTAATTCCGATGACGTTGGCCGCCATGCTTGGTGCAGGTATTGGAACCAAAATCACTATGAATTGGAATGCTCGAATGATACAACGTGGCTTGTCGATTACATTAACAGTCGCTGCTATCGTTATGCTGGTCAACACACTAACGTCGCCTAATATTCCGGTTACGAGTCACGGTTTAGTCGGATGGCAGCTAGTAGTGGGTGTGATTTTCAATTTAGGGATCGGTATCTTAATGACTATTGGATTAGGGAACTATACACCTGAGTTGATATTCTTTGCATTGATGGGGGTCAATCCGCTTGTTGCATTTCCAGTGATGATGATGGATGCTGCCATGATTATGTTCGCTGCAACCATTAATTTCGTAAAAACAAAACGTGTCCAGTGGCAAGGATTATTTGGTATTGTGATTGGGGGCGTCGTAGGAGTTGTCATTGCAGCAACATTAGTTAAACATATTGATACAACGTTGCTACGATATGCAATCGTGGGGTTAGCATTGTGGACAGCATATAGTTTGTTTCGAGAATCAATACGACATTAA
- a CDS encoding KxYKxGKxW signal peptide domain-containing protein, whose product MFNSNNNDEKSITRFKMYKDGKRWVAAGLTAITVALGGTVMMQMPLNSINGGATVSADVTGSSYTFKSGVNAGQTISQLSFESDVISAAQGVNGVADFSQTSLSAWMTTNSSSAGSPTVMAQLVYLEQIMADNHVTSVNLRGVFAGVSDTYVKAQLFNTLYLNLLSGLTSINLSNNGLDYKQITYAQGSVQPPKDQIASQQVSLEWTSVHDTTPNVAYVAESGYGTSGVTTLGVYFTNVLFHVANVDNHADSYADAASSSAIASSQAASETSSSAQVASEAASVTNSLAERLPDNSLISSAASTASSAASEAASAQSAVNSIHADIISAASVASSAASVASSAASQANSAIDAANSAYDVLSSATASYNSAATANNSAAMSTAKSVMDAATSLANGLVSAANSVASIADVNTSLASSAADDASRATSHLDVLVSLASSAAETANSAASVAALEAVKKDLENAITNYNTTTAPYSQEAGVSEAKTSLETAVSNAQRILADENATQSAFDAAKQAVDEAQTTLNTLVASQVAPREAANSAAAAVVVPANVADDATVQAAKTALDNAVNAAADNGTTQAINDAIANLQAAITTADDEADESKTALEGSLDAVNSDTAPYSQEAGVSEAQTTLNTLVASQVAPREAANSAAATVLVPANVADDATVQAAKTALDNAVSAAAADNGTTQAINDAITNLQAAIINGQGTKAADDAQNANSNANQASSSAQEASQAASNAESSANAADSYASAASSSASEASSSASEATSIATDHPTNSTVNSAASVADSATDIASEAASVASSASSTASSTASVASSAADIASSAASVASSAADVASSAAAAASSAVIADNSSAASSASSLASSAASVASSAASVADSANSVASSAANQGSVATDVASSAASVASSAAVVASEANSNASSAANAETVAIDDATQYASTASSAAQEADIASNNAASYASEATSDANQAASSTSEASQLTTETVSIADEIAALASSNPDNAVISAAANAASSAASVAESAASVANSAASVAASAAVVANNAASEASSAASAAIEAAQTGDTSLADQLNNTASVAAETAVSAATDAKNAESVASSAADVAHSVAEIAASAAAVIEQANYDVRVAAEVANRANEASQKSEINDSSDITDSGVTSLSVANNLQESTALVDTSVQSSSDNQTTVAPSGVTNQVLNAAKDEIVDSLDGTDSQIKKSLNNMHLQGSRAVSASALEIALATLLATLLLLVIKRRRETERTNRFDEK is encoded by the coding sequence ATGTTTAATTCAAATAATAATGATGAAAAAAGTATTACACGTTTCAAAATGTATAAGGATGGAAAGCGCTGGGTTGCTGCCGGTTTGACAGCAATTACCGTCGCTTTGGGTGGTACTGTGATGATGCAGATGCCATTAAATAGTATTAATGGGGGGGCGACGGTTTCAGCTGATGTTACCGGTTCCTCTTATACCTTTAAATCGGGGGTTAATGCTGGACAAACTATATCACAATTATCATTTGAATCAGACGTCATCAGTGCAGCGCAGGGCGTTAATGGTGTTGCGGATTTTAGTCAGACGAGTCTGTCAGCGTGGATGACAACTAATTCAAGTAGCGCTGGTTCACCGACTGTGATGGCTCAACTTGTTTATTTAGAGCAAATTATGGCTGATAATCATGTGACATCTGTTAATTTGCGGGGCGTATTTGCGGGCGTTTCTGATACTTATGTTAAAGCACAATTGTTTAATACGCTTTATTTAAATCTGTTATCAGGATTAACGTCAATTAATTTGTCTAACAATGGCCTCGACTATAAGCAGATCACATATGCCCAGGGTAGTGTCCAACCACCTAAAGACCAAATTGCAAGCCAGCAAGTTTCATTAGAATGGACAAGTGTTCATGATACGACGCCTAATGTGGCGTATGTGGCAGAATCAGGTTATGGAACTTCTGGTGTGACAACTTTAGGTGTTTACTTTACAAATGTTCTTTTTCATGTGGCTAATGTCGATAATCATGCTGATAGTTATGCAGATGCTGCAAGTAGCTCAGCTATCGCATCAAGTCAAGCTGCTAGTGAGACTAGTAGCTCGGCCCAAGTGGCTTCAGAGGCCGCTAGTGTTACAAATAGCTTGGCAGAGCGTTTACCCGATAATAGTTTGATTAGTTCTGCTGCAAGTACTGCTAGTAGTGCCGCTTCAGAGGCCGCAAGCGCTCAATCGGCGGTTAATTCAATTCATGCTGACATTATCAGTGCCGCTAGCGTAGCAAGTAGTGCGGCTAGTGTAGCAAGCAGTGCCGCTAGCCAGGCCAATTCTGCAATTGATGCTGCCAATAGCGCCTATGATGTTTTATCAAGTGCGACAGCCTCATATAATTCGGCTGCGACAGCTAATAATTCAGCTGCAATGAGTACAGCAAAGAGCGTTATGGACGCGGCAACATCACTAGCTAATGGCTTAGTCTCTGCGGCTAATAGTGTCGCCAGCATTGCTGATGTTAATACGAGTTTAGCGTCTTCCGCTGCAGATGATGCAAGTCGGGCAACTTCTCATTTAGATGTTCTAGTTAGTCTTGCTTCTTCAGCAGCAGAGACTGCTAACTCGGCTGCAAGTGTGGCAGCGTTAGAAGCAGTTAAAAAAGACTTAGAAAATGCGATTACGAATTACAATACTACCACCGCCCCATATTCACAAGAAGCAGGGGTAAGTGAGGCCAAGACAAGCTTAGAAACTGCCGTTTCTAATGCGCAAAGGATCTTAGCGGATGAAAATGCGACGCAAAGTGCCTTCGATGCCGCAAAACAAGCTGTTGATGAGGCCCAAACGACCTTGAATACGTTGGTGGCGAGTCAAGTCGCACCACGTGAAGCGGCCAATAGTGCTGCCGCTGCGGTCGTAGTTCCCGCGAATGTCGCAGATGATGCGACGGTGCAAGCTGCCAAGACGGCGTTGGATAACGCCGTGAATGCGGCTGCTGACAACGGAACAACCCAAGCAATTAATGATGCCATCGCTAACTTACAAGCCGCAATTACAACGGCTGATGATGAAGCTGATGAATCAAAGACGGCCTTAGAAGGTAGCCTTGATGCCGTTAATTCAGACACTGCGCCATATTCACAAGAAGCAGGGGTAAGTGAGGCCCAAACGACCTTGAATACGTTGGTTGCGAGTCAAGTCGCACCACGTGAAGCGGCCAATAGTGCCGCCGCTACGGTCCTCGTACCAGCAAATGTCGCAGATGATGCGACAGTGCAAGCTGCCAAGACGGCGTTGGATAACGCCGTGAGTGCCGCGGCTGCTGACAACGGGACAACGCAAGCGATTAATGACGCTATCACTAACTTACAAGCTGCAATTATTAATGGACAAGGGACAAAGGCTGCTGATGATGCCCAAAATGCTAATAGCAATGCAAATCAGGCTTCGTCTTCTGCTCAAGAAGCGAGTCAAGCTGCCTCAAATGCAGAGAGTTCAGCTAACGCTGCCGATTCTTATGCGAGTGCCGCTAGTTCATCTGCGAGTGAGGCTAGTTCGTCTGCTAGCGAAGCGACATCAATTGCGACAGACCATCCAACAAATTCAACAGTGAATTCAGCTGCGAGTGTCGCTGATTCGGCTACAGATATTGCAAGTGAAGCCGCATCGGTTGCCTCAAGTGCGTCAAGTACGGCGTCAAGTACAGCTTCAGTTGCCTCAAGTGCCGCTGACATTGCAAGCTCTGCCGCATCAGTTGCTTCAAGCGCCGCTGACGTTGCAAGTTCCGCTGCTGCGGCAGCTTCTAGTGCTGTTATCGCTGATAATAGTTCTGCTGCGTCAAGTGCAAGTAGTTTAGCAAGTAGTGCTGCGAGCGTCGCCTCAAGTGCTGCAAGTGTTGCAGATTCAGCTAATTCAGTTGCTTCAAGCGCTGCAAATCAAGGAAGTGTAGCGACTGATGTTGCTTCTTCTGCTGCAAGTGTTGCCTCAAGCGCTGCGGTTGTCGCATCAGAGGCTAACTCTAATGCTTCATCAGCAGCAAACGCTGAAACGGTAGCGATTGATGACGCCACGCAATATGCATCAACTGCAAGTAGTGCGGCACAAGAAGCCGATATAGCTAGCAATAATGCCGCATCTTATGCGTCAGAAGCAACTAGCGATGCAAATCAAGCAGCAAGTTCAACGAGTGAGGCCAGTCAATTAACGACTGAGACTGTATCAATAGCAGACGAGATCGCTGCATTAGCAAGTTCAAACCCTGATAATGCGGTAATTAGTGCTGCTGCTAACGCTGCAAGTTCAGCCGCAAGTGTTGCTGAATCGGCTGCAAGTGTCGCAAATTCTGCGGCCTCAGTTGCAGCCAGTGCCGCAGTCGTTGCCAATAATGCTGCGAGTGAGGCAAGTTCAGCTGCGAGTGCCGCAATTGAGGCCGCACAAACAGGTGATACGTCATTGGCGGATCAATTGAATAATACAGCCAGTGTTGCGGCTGAAACAGCTGTTAGTGCTGCTACGGATGCCAAGAATGCGGAATCGGTTGCTTCAAGTGCTGCTGACGTGGCCCATAGTGTGGCTGAAATCGCTGCGAGTGCTGCTGCGGTGATTGAACAAGCTAATTATGACGTGCGGGTAGCCGCTGAAGTCGCTAATCGTGCGAACGAAGCGAGCCAAAAGTCAGAAATCAATGATTCTAGTGATATCACTGATTCTGGTGTGACAAGTTTAAGCGTCGCTAATAATTTGCAGGAAAGCACAGCCTTGGTGGATACTAGTGTACAAAGCAGTAGTGACAATCAAACGACTGTTGCCCCTTCAGGTGTGACCAATCAGGTGCTTAATGCTGCAAAGGATGAAATTGTTGATTCCCTTGATGGCACTGACAGCCAAATTAAAAAATCACTGAATAATATGCATTTGCAGGGTTCACGAGCTGTGAGTGCTTCTGCATTAGAAATTGCGTTAGCAACCCTACTTGCGACGTTATTGCTTTTGGTGATTAAGCGGCGCCGAGAGACGGAACGCACGAATCGTTTTGACGAAAAATAA